In one Hymenobacter sp. DG25B genomic region, the following are encoded:
- a CDS encoding pyridoxal phosphate-dependent aminotransferase, translating into MQVSRMAGSLIGSEIIKIGNEVNEMIKKGAQICNLTIGDFDPSIFPIPQELEDEITQAYQAGHTNYPPANGIAELRQAATAFTQEHLGLSYSPNDVLVAGGSRPLIYATYLALIDPGDRVVFPIPSWNNNHYCHLSGAQPVMLETSPENNFMPTAEEVAPHLAGATLLALCSPLNPTGTVFSRENLEAICDLVIAENKRRAPGEKPLYILYDQIYWMLTFGETKHYDPVNLRPDLRDYVVYIDGISKCFAATGVRVGYAFGPTLVIDKMKAILGHVGAWAPKAEQVATAHYLQNGAAVSGFIAGFKQKIQRSLEALYQGLQHLKAEGYPVDAIVPMGAIYLTAKLDVLGKTTPDGRLLASTKELTSYLIAEAGLALVPFSAFGTSDAAPWFRMSVGGASLESIEAALPRLRAALDALR; encoded by the coding sequence ATGCAAGTTTCCCGGATGGCAGGCAGCCTCATTGGCTCCGAAATCATTAAGATTGGTAATGAAGTCAATGAAATGATCAAGAAGGGGGCGCAAATCTGCAACCTCACCATTGGCGACTTCGACCCCAGCATTTTCCCCATCCCGCAGGAACTTGAGGACGAAATAACCCAGGCTTACCAGGCCGGCCACACCAACTACCCCCCGGCCAACGGCATTGCCGAGTTGCGCCAGGCCGCTACGGCTTTCACGCAGGAGCATCTGGGCCTCAGCTACTCCCCTAACGATGTGCTGGTGGCCGGCGGCTCCCGTCCGCTGATTTATGCCACCTACCTGGCCCTCATCGACCCCGGCGACAGAGTGGTATTTCCCATTCCTTCCTGGAACAACAACCACTACTGCCACCTTTCCGGCGCGCAGCCAGTGATGCTGGAAACCAGCCCTGAAAACAACTTCATGCCCACAGCCGAGGAAGTGGCTCCGCACCTGGCCGGCGCCACTTTGCTGGCCCTTTGCTCCCCGCTGAACCCCACGGGCACGGTTTTCTCCCGCGAAAATCTGGAGGCAATCTGCGACCTGGTCATTGCCGAAAACAAGCGCCGCGCCCCCGGCGAAAAACCCCTCTACATCCTGTACGACCAGATCTACTGGATGCTGACCTTCGGGGAAACCAAGCACTACGACCCCGTAAACCTGCGCCCCGATCTGCGCGACTACGTGGTATACATTGATGGCATTTCCAAGTGCTTTGCCGCTACCGGCGTGCGCGTGGGCTATGCCTTTGGCCCCACGTTGGTTATTGATAAAATGAAAGCCATTCTGGGCCACGTAGGCGCCTGGGCCCCCAAAGCCGAGCAGGTGGCTACGGCCCACTATCTGCAAAACGGGGCGGCAGTTTCCGGGTTTATAGCTGGCTTCAAGCAGAAAATTCAGCGCAGCCTGGAAGCCCTGTACCAGGGCCTGCAGCACCTGAAGGCGGAAGGCTACCCCGTTGATGCTATTGTGCCCATGGGCGCCATCTACCTCACGGCCAAGCTGGATGTATTGGGCAAAACCACCCCCGATGGCCGCCTGCTGGCTTCCACCAAAGAACTCACCTCCTACCTGATTGCCGAGGCCGGGCTGGCCCTGGTACCGTTCAGTGCCTTTGGCACCTCGGATGCGGCTCCCTGGTTCCGGATGTCGGTCGGTGGGGCTTCGCTGGAGTCTATTGAAGCCGCCTTGCCCCGCCTGCGCGCCGCCCTGGACGCCCTGCGCTAG
- a CDS encoding molybdopterin-dependent oxidoreductase: MNTPENTPRPVDDEEVQRRSRRAFLTAGISALAALGGWRWLATRPDADGIPWPLRRVLEANQQLSEAYFSNAHLAPVFPRHRARMPRVNGKAGLRTPLDTATWKLRVEGMAPNGQPQTQEFSLADIKALPRVEMTTDLKCIEGWSTVVHWAGARFADFVARYPLAGPAGQQLPFVSLVTPDEQYYVGFDMASALHPQTLLCYEMDGKPLTPEHGAPLRLVSPVKYGIKNIKRIGTIRFQSQQPRDYWAVRGYDWYAGL; encoded by the coding sequence ATGAATACGCCTGAAAATACGCCCCGGCCTGTAGACGACGAAGAAGTGCAGCGCCGTTCCCGCCGCGCCTTTCTCACCGCCGGCATTTCGGCGCTGGCGGCGCTGGGCGGCTGGCGCTGGCTGGCCACGCGCCCCGATGCGGATGGCATTCCGTGGCCGCTGCGCCGGGTGCTGGAAGCCAATCAGCAGCTTTCCGAAGCCTATTTCAGCAACGCCCACCTGGCCCCGGTATTTCCGCGGCACCGGGCCCGCATGCCCCGCGTGAATGGCAAAGCCGGCCTGCGCACCCCGCTGGACACCGCCACCTGGAAGCTGCGCGTTGAAGGCATGGCGCCCAACGGCCAGCCCCAAACCCAGGAATTCTCCCTGGCCGATATCAAAGCCCTGCCCCGCGTGGAAATGACCACCGACCTGAAGTGTATTGAAGGCTGGAGCACTGTGGTGCACTGGGCCGGCGCCCGCTTCGCCGATTTTGTGGCCCGCTACCCGTTGGCCGGCCCTGCAGGGCAGCAGCTGCCCTTTGTGAGCCTGGTCACGCCCGATGAGCAGTATTATGTGGGGTTTGATATGGCCAGCGCCCTGCATCCGCAAACCCTGCTCTGCTACGAAATGGATGGCAAGCCGCTTACCCCGGAGCACGGGGCACCCCTGCGGTTGGTTTCGCCGGTGAAGTACGGCATCAAAAACATCAAGCGCATCGGTACCATCCGGTTTCAGAGCCAGCAGCCCCGGGATTATTGGGCCGTGCGGGGCTACGACTGGTACGCCGGTTTATAG
- a CDS encoding cytochrome b/b6 domain-containing protein: protein MKYIQEKHPLAIRWFHWINFPVLALMIWSGLWIYWANDVYRIGWGRTTLLKFFPQSFYEAFTMDHKLAQGMSWHFVLMWVFALNGLLYVAYTLFSGEWRYLLPSRHSFREAWQVVLHDLGIRKEPLPARKFNGAQQLAYTGVVLMGAGSLLTGLAIFRPTQFSWLTTALGGYEWARIEHFTLTIGYVLFFLMHVTQVIRAGWNNFRAMVAGFEVVEAPAPPPVSAPSDVTSPPSTSAV, encoded by the coding sequence ATGAAATACATTCAGGAAAAGCACCCGCTGGCTATTCGCTGGTTTCACTGGATTAACTTTCCGGTGTTGGCCCTCATGATCTGGAGCGGGCTCTGGATTTACTGGGCCAACGATGTGTACCGCATTGGCTGGGGGCGTACTACCCTACTGAAGTTCTTTCCCCAGTCGTTCTACGAGGCTTTTACCATGGACCACAAGCTGGCCCAGGGTATGAGTTGGCACTTTGTGCTAATGTGGGTGTTTGCCCTGAATGGCCTGCTGTATGTGGCCTACACCCTGTTTTCCGGGGAGTGGCGCTACCTGCTGCCGTCGCGCCACTCCTTCCGGGAGGCCTGGCAGGTAGTATTGCATGATCTGGGCATTAGAAAAGAGCCGCTCCCGGCGCGCAAGTTCAACGGGGCCCAGCAACTGGCCTATACCGGCGTGGTGCTGATGGGGGCCGGCTCCCTGCTGACCGGGCTGGCTATTTTCCGGCCTACGCAGTTTTCCTGGCTTACCACCGCCCTGGGTGGCTACGAGTGGGCCCGCATCGAGCATTTCACCCTCACCATTGGCTACGTGCTGTTTTTTCTGATGCATGTAACCCAGGTAATACGGGCGGGCTGGAATAATTTCCGGGCTATGGTAGCCGGGTTTGAGGTGGTGGAAGCGCCCGCGCCGCCCCCGGTTTCTGCTCCTTCTGATGTTACTTCCCCTCCATCTACATCTGCCGTATGA
- the tsaE gene encoding tRNA (adenosine(37)-N6)-threonylcarbamoyltransferase complex ATPase subunit type 1 TsaE: MPLTIDIPSLAALPAAAAQLRDALGQHSIILFEGEMGAGKTTLIKALCESMGVQDDISSPTFSLVNEYRNGRNQPIYHFDFYRIDDPADALRMGALEYFDSGYLCLIEWPSRVETLLPLQRLLVTLEVTAAESRQLLVTEVE; the protein is encoded by the coding sequence ATGCCGCTTACAATTGATATTCCTTCCCTGGCCGCGCTGCCGGCCGCTGCCGCCCAACTGCGCGATGCCCTCGGCCAGCATTCCATTATCCTGTTTGAAGGCGAGATGGGCGCCGGCAAAACCACGCTCATAAAAGCGCTCTGTGAGAGTATGGGAGTGCAGGACGATATCAGCAGCCCCACCTTCTCGCTGGTAAACGAGTACCGTAACGGCCGGAACCAGCCTATTTACCACTTCGATTTCTACCGGATAGATGACCCCGCCGATGCCTTGCGAATGGGCGCATTAGAGTACTTCGATTCTGGCTATCTTTGCCTGATAGAGTGGCCCAGCCGGGTGGAAACCCTGCTGCCGCTTCAAAGGCTGCTCGTAACCCTTGAGGTTACGGCTGCGGAATCACGGCAATTACTAGTTACTGAGGTAGAATAA
- a CDS encoding alanine dehydrogenase, with protein sequence MPDALPPGFESLATSRAYFTQESMLAVETRRRKLFIGLPRETSLQENRICLTPEAVKHLVEAGHEIIMESGAGEPSKYSDHDYSEAGATIAYSAKEVFEADLVLKVAPPTAVEIDYLKAGQTLMSALQFGSLTADYITSILRKKINAISFELIKDPSGAKPVVRAMSEIAGSTVMLVAAEYLARSSEGKGVILGGITGVPPSQVVILGAGTVAEYAARAATGLGAEVKVFDNHLYKLRRLKQNLGTQLYTSTLDTFVLSQQIRRADVVIGALNAEEGRVPFMVSEEVVASMSPGSVIIDVSIDQGGCFETSEITTHSKPVFRKYDVVHYCVPNIASRVPRTATNALSNIFTPILQEISEHGGINEVLFTNEHFRSGVYAYKGSLTNSTIAKKFNMRYKELGLMIAVRN encoded by the coding sequence ATGCCCGACGCATTGCCCCCCGGATTTGAGTCGCTGGCTACCAGCCGCGCTTACTTCACCCAGGAATCCATGCTGGCCGTGGAAACGCGGCGGCGCAAGCTGTTCATCGGGCTGCCGCGCGAAACCTCCCTGCAGGAAAACCGCATCTGCCTCACGCCGGAAGCCGTGAAGCACCTGGTAGAAGCCGGCCACGAGATTATTATGGAAAGCGGGGCCGGGGAGCCCAGCAAGTACTCCGACCACGACTATTCCGAGGCCGGTGCCACCATTGCTTACTCGGCTAAAGAGGTGTTTGAGGCCGATTTAGTACTGAAAGTAGCCCCGCCCACTGCTGTAGAAATTGATTACCTAAAAGCCGGCCAGACCCTGATGTCGGCCCTGCAGTTCGGCTCCCTCACCGCCGACTATATCACCTCTATTCTCCGCAAAAAAATTAATGCCATCAGCTTCGAGCTGATCAAGGACCCCTCCGGCGCCAAGCCGGTGGTGCGGGCCATGAGCGAAATTGCGGGCTCCACCGTGATGCTGGTAGCCGCCGAGTACCTGGCCCGCTCCAGCGAAGGAAAAGGCGTTATTCTGGGTGGAATTACGGGTGTGCCGCCTTCCCAGGTAGTGATTCTGGGCGCCGGCACCGTGGCCGAATACGCCGCCCGCGCCGCCACCGGCCTGGGGGCTGAGGTAAAAGTGTTCGATAACCACCTCTACAAGCTGCGCCGACTCAAGCAAAACCTGGGCACCCAGCTCTACACCAGCACCCTGGACACCTTCGTGCTCAGCCAGCAGATCCGTCGCGCCGATGTGGTAATTGGGGCCCTGAACGCCGAGGAAGGCCGCGTGCCGTTCATGGTTTCGGAGGAAGTGGTGGCCTCCATGTCGCCGGGCTCGGTGATTATTGACGTGAGCATTGACCAGGGCGGCTGCTTTGAAACCAGTGAGATTACCACGCACAGCAAGCCCGTATTCCGCAAGTACGACGTGGTGCACTATTGTGTGCCCAATATTGCCTCCCGGGTGCCGCGCACCGCTACTAATGCGCTAAGCAACATTTTCACGCCCATTCTGCAGGAAATCAGTGAGCACGGCGGCATTAACGAGGTGCTGTTTACCAACGAGCATTTCCGCTCCGGCGTGTACGCCTACAAAGGCTCCCTCACCAACTCCACCATCGCCAAGAAATTTAACATGCGCTATAAGGAGCTGGGGCTGATGATTGCCGTGCGGAATTAA
- a CDS encoding GNAT family N-acetyltransferase, which yields MTLPTSQLTARPVLEFTSAEVAEAMNRSFEEYFVPMHFDAASFERRFRSEHLDPASSRLWFQGEALVGVVFIARRGWQSRVAAMGLVKEFRHQGLGKIMLQTALEEARARGDQSMLLEVFTVNEPAIRLYERLGFVHLRELVGFRQEPGTRDDAAHQLTEIDPLQLAQQVQVHGDANLPWMLAPETLAAVTRPSRAFRLQELAYALVRPEADKVVVLCLLVAPTSRRQGWGTRLVRALEAEFGGLPLVFPPLVPQASGIALLESCGWQRAELALYEMRCPLV from the coding sequence ATGACCCTACCCACTTCCCAACTCACTGCCCGCCCCGTTCTGGAATTCACTTCTGCTGAGGTGGCGGAGGCCATGAACCGCTCTTTTGAAGAGTATTTTGTGCCGATGCACTTTGATGCGGCATCCTTTGAGCGCCGTTTCCGCAGCGAGCATCTGGACCCCGCGTCCAGCCGGTTGTGGTTTCAGGGCGAGGCGCTGGTAGGGGTAGTGTTTATTGCCCGCCGTGGCTGGCAAAGCCGGGTGGCAGCCATGGGTTTGGTGAAAGAATTTCGCCACCAAGGGCTGGGTAAAATTATGCTGCAAACGGCCCTGGAGGAAGCCCGCGCCCGCGGTGACCAGTCGATGCTGCTGGAGGTGTTTACCGTGAATGAGCCCGCCATTCGGCTGTATGAGCGGCTGGGCTTTGTGCATTTGCGGGAACTGGTGGGTTTCCGCCAGGAGCCCGGCACCAGAGACGACGCAGCGCATCAGCTTACTGAAATAGACCCGCTGCAACTGGCGCAGCAAGTCCAGGTACACGGCGACGCCAACCTGCCCTGGATGCTGGCCCCAGAAACCCTGGCTGCTGTAACGCGCCCCAGCAGGGCCTTCCGGTTGCAGGAACTAGCCTACGCGCTGGTACGCCCGGAAGCGGATAAGGTAGTTGTGCTTTGCCTGCTGGTTGCCCCCACCAGCCGCCGGCAGGGCTGGGGCACCCGCCTGGTACGGGCCTTGGAGGCAGAATTTGGTGGTCTGCCCTTGGTTTTTCCACCCCTGGTTCCGCAAGCGTCCGGTATAGCTTTGCTGGAAAGCTGTGGCTGGCAGCGCGCTGAGCTAGCACTCTATGAGATGCGCTGCCCGCTTGTATAA
- a CDS encoding flavin reductase family protein, giving the protein MSTPTPFRTITPGTLSKTDWHQWMLSAIAPRPIAFVSTISQDGEVNLSPFSFFNVFSSNPPTLIFSPANRVRDNTQKHTLYNVRDEVPECVVNICDYALVEQMSLASTEYERGVNEFHKAGLTELKSDMVRPPRVAECPVSFECVVEQVIPVGDSNGGGNLVICRVVQAHYREDILLENGPGVDPHKFEAVARLGGDWYSRVTPESLFEVPKPNRNKGIGIDQLPEHIRTSHALSGNNLGRLANIEAEALPTPEAVAAFRQEPLVSYTLNKYKDSPQQQEQLVLLGKKLLEGGQLLDAWKVLLLAKPND; this is encoded by the coding sequence ATGTCCACTCCCACCCCGTTCCGCACTATCACGCCCGGCACCCTTTCCAAAACCGACTGGCACCAATGGATGCTCAGCGCCATTGCGCCCCGGCCTATTGCCTTTGTGAGCACTATTTCCCAAGATGGCGAGGTGAATCTGAGCCCGTTCAGCTTCTTCAATGTGTTCAGCTCCAATCCGCCCACCCTCATCTTCTCCCCCGCCAACCGCGTGCGCGACAACACGCAGAAGCACACGCTCTACAACGTGCGCGACGAAGTACCGGAGTGCGTGGTCAACATCTGTGACTATGCCCTGGTGGAGCAAATGTCGCTGGCCTCCACCGAGTATGAGCGCGGCGTGAATGAGTTTCATAAGGCCGGCCTCACGGAGCTAAAATCGGATATGGTACGCCCGCCGCGCGTGGCCGAGTGCCCGGTTTCCTTTGAGTGCGTAGTGGAGCAGGTAATTCCCGTGGGCGACTCCAATGGCGGCGGTAACCTGGTTATCTGCCGCGTGGTGCAGGCCCATTACCGTGAGGATATACTACTGGAAAACGGCCCCGGCGTGGACCCCCACAAGTTTGAGGCCGTGGCCCGCCTGGGCGGCGACTGGTACTCGCGCGTGACGCCGGAAAGCCTCTTCGAAGTACCCAAGCCCAACCGCAACAAGGGCATCGGCATTGATCAGTTGCCGGAGCACATCCGCACTAGCCACGCGCTGAGCGGCAACAACCTGGGCCGTCTGGCCAACATCGAGGCCGAAGCATTGCCTACCCCTGAGGCCGTTGCCGCCTTCCGTCAGGAACCATTAGTTAGCTACACCCTTAACAAATATAAAGACAGCCCCCAGCAGCAAGAGCAGCTGGTACTCCTGGGCAAAAAACTCCTGGAGGGCGGGCAGCTGCTGGATGCCTGGAAAGTGCTGTTACTAGCTAAACCGAACGACTAA
- a CDS encoding RNA 2'-phosphotransferase, which translates to MRHKPEELGLELDAQGWVSVADLLVALQTRNPEVTLDHLREVVATNEKKRFAFSADEQLIRANQGHSVAVDLALEAVVPPEVLYHGTATRFLASIRESGLQRGSRQHVHLSADPETATAVGRRHGRPVVLTVQAGKLHRAGASFYLSENGVWLTLSVSPEYIDEARV; encoded by the coding sequence TTGCGGCACAAACCCGAGGAGCTGGGCCTGGAGTTGGATGCGCAGGGCTGGGTGAGCGTAGCGGATCTGCTGGTCGCTTTGCAGACCCGGAACCCCGAAGTAACCCTAGACCACCTCCGGGAAGTGGTGGCCACAAACGAGAAAAAGCGTTTTGCTTTTTCAGCAGATGAGCAGTTAATCCGAGCAAATCAGGGCCATTCGGTGGCGGTGGATTTAGCTTTGGAAGCGGTGGTGCCACCGGAAGTGCTGTACCATGGCACGGCTACCCGTTTTCTGGCTTCTATTCGGGAGAGCGGGCTGCAGCGGGGCTCCCGGCAGCATGTGCACCTTTCCGCAGATCCGGAAACGGCCACGGCCGTAGGGCGCCGCCATGGCCGGCCCGTGGTGTTAACCGTGCAGGCCGGAAAGCTGCACCGCGCGGGGGCATCATTTTATTTATCCGAAAACGGGGTCTGGCTCACCCTCTCGGTTTCCCCTGAATATATTGACGAAGCCAGGGTATAG
- a CDS encoding M28 family peptidase: protein MASLNQAAEYIKAELAAAGARPTEQPYEVNGRTYRNILSSFGPVEGPRLIIGAHYDVCGEQPGADDNGTGVAALLEVARLLGRQPALPYRVDVVAYTLEEPPFFRTPQMGSYVHAQSLHKAGVAVRGMVALEMLGYYDDRRGTQDYPVAPLKWIYGSRGNYVTVARKIGDGRFARQFARHYKAAAGLPVKRFTAPAWLPGIDFSDHLNYWHFGYPAVLLTDTAFYRNKHYHEPTDTPDRLDVRRLCLAVDALLAVVLGQ from the coding sequence TTGGCCAGCTTAAATCAAGCGGCGGAATATATTAAGGCCGAGCTGGCGGCGGCAGGGGCCCGACCAACCGAGCAGCCATACGAGGTAAACGGACGCACCTACCGCAACATATTGAGCAGCTTTGGCCCGGTGGAGGGGCCGCGTCTTATAATTGGGGCGCATTATGATGTATGCGGCGAGCAGCCCGGCGCCGATGATAACGGTACCGGCGTAGCAGCCCTGCTGGAAGTAGCCCGCCTGCTGGGCCGGCAGCCTGCCTTACCCTACCGGGTAGATGTGGTGGCCTATACGCTGGAAGAACCCCCATTTTTTCGTACCCCGCAGATGGGTAGCTACGTGCACGCCCAGAGCCTGCACAAAGCCGGGGTGGCCGTGCGCGGTATGGTGGCACTGGAAATGCTGGGCTATTACGACGACCGGCGAGGAACCCAGGATTACCCGGTAGCACCCTTAAAATGGATATATGGCAGTAGAGGGAACTACGTAACCGTAGCCCGGAAAATTGGCGACGGGCGTTTTGCCCGTCAGTTTGCGCGCCATTACAAGGCGGCGGCCGGGTTGCCGGTAAAGCGGTTCACAGCCCCTGCCTGGCTGCCCGGCATCGACTTTTCCGACCACCTCAACTACTGGCACTTTGGCTACCCGGCTGTGCTCCTCACCGATACCGCCTTCTACCGCAACAAGCACTACCACGAACCCACCGACACTCCGGACCGCTTAGACGTGCGCCGTCTGTGTCTGGCAGTGGACGCCTTGCTGGCCGTGGTGCTTGGTCAATAG
- a CDS encoding terminase gpP N-terminus-related DNA-binding protein, with protein MAQLRCPKCESVEATKSGVVGGRQRYKCKNCGYHYSVAKTGKETNPYYVIKALQLYVEGVSYREIERLLGVSHVSVMNWVKKYGLKAPRQTEYHPTYKILNQKELAEFFLKPENLKGAGLIVTELGDKYMMIRWERFKAS; from the coding sequence ATGGCCCAGCTTCGTTGTCCTAAGTGTGAATCGGTGGAGGCTACAAAAAGTGGCGTGGTGGGTGGCCGGCAGCGGTATAAGTGCAAAAACTGCGGCTACCATTATTCAGTAGCCAAAACCGGCAAGGAGACCAATCCTTACTACGTAATTAAGGCCCTGCAGCTGTATGTAGAAGGCGTGAGCTACCGGGAAATTGAGCGTTTGCTGGGGGTCAGCCACGTCTCGGTCATGAACTGGGTGAAAAAGTACGGCCTGAAAGCGCCCCGGCAGACGGAGTATCATCCCACGTATAAGATTCTGAATCAGAAGGAGCTGGCGGAGTTTTTTCTGAAGCCGGAAAACCTGAAAGGAGCGGGCCTGATAGTCACGGAGCTAGGCGATAAGTACATGATGATACGGTGGGAGCGGTTTAAAGCCAGCTGA
- a CDS encoding MFS transporter, which translates to MEQDVMRPGYAAAVDAPEEHDNNRVSTKKIWQVITSSSVGTVIEWYDFYIFGSLATIIATLYFPKDNPVAALLSTLAAFAVGFVVRPFGAVVFGRIGDLVGRKYTFLLTLLLMGGSTFAIGLVPTYATIGVAAPVILFLLRVVQGLALGGEYGGAATYVAEHAPDNRRGYYTSFIQTTATVGLFVSIAVLIGTRLAVGDEAFKTWGWRIPFLLSGFLVVASYYIRRRLNESPLFAKAKSEGTTSKSPLRDSFVEPVNRRLVLLALFGATMGQGVVWYTGQFYAYFFLQTVLKIEQIPASIILCAALLLGTPFFIYFGSLSDRIGRKRIIMTGLLCGAIFTIPIFYGLKAFAGPLTEKTAATVDAAGVAVPAVMVAAQPNVVALTLLIFCLVLFVTMAYGPIAAYLVELFPTKVRYTSLSVPYHIGNGIFGGMVPLISTAMVAWAAAQPSGFLQEHSIYFGLVYPVVIAFITFIIGSLYMKDTRNIKIMG; encoded by the coding sequence ATGGAACAAGATGTAATGCGCCCGGGCTATGCCGCGGCGGTAGATGCTCCGGAGGAGCACGATAACAATAGAGTTTCCACCAAGAAAATATGGCAGGTTATCACATCGTCGTCGGTGGGAACCGTCATTGAGTGGTACGACTTCTATATTTTTGGCTCGCTGGCCACCATTATCGCCACCCTTTATTTTCCCAAGGATAACCCCGTTGCGGCTTTGCTGAGCACGCTGGCGGCCTTTGCGGTGGGCTTTGTGGTGCGGCCGTTTGGGGCCGTGGTTTTTGGCCGCATCGGTGATTTAGTGGGCCGGAAGTATACCTTCCTGCTTACGCTGCTGCTGATGGGCGGCTCTACCTTCGCCATTGGTCTGGTACCTACTTATGCAACTATTGGCGTGGCGGCCCCCGTTATTCTGTTTCTGCTACGCGTGGTGCAGGGCCTGGCCCTGGGCGGGGAGTACGGCGGCGCGGCAACCTACGTAGCCGAGCACGCCCCCGATAACCGCCGTGGCTACTACACCAGCTTTATTCAGACTACGGCCACTGTTGGCCTGTTTGTGAGTATTGCCGTACTCATTGGCACGCGCCTGGCCGTGGGCGATGAAGCCTTTAAAACCTGGGGCTGGCGCATTCCCTTCCTGCTGTCGGGTTTCCTGGTGGTGGCTTCCTACTACATTCGTCGCCGCCTGAATGAGTCGCCGCTGTTTGCCAAGGCCAAGTCTGAAGGTACCACCAGCAAATCGCCCCTGCGCGACTCGTTTGTGGAGCCTGTGAATCGCCGCCTGGTGCTGCTGGCGCTTTTCGGTGCAACCATGGGCCAGGGCGTGGTGTGGTATACAGGGCAGTTCTACGCCTACTTTTTCCTGCAAACGGTGCTCAAAATTGAGCAGATTCCGGCCAGTATTATTCTCTGCGCCGCCCTGCTGCTGGGTACACCCTTCTTCATCTACTTCGGTAGCCTGTCTGACCGCATCGGCCGCAAGCGCATTATCATGACGGGGCTGCTCTGCGGGGCCATATTCACCATTCCCATTTTCTACGGCCTGAAGGCCTTTGCCGGCCCGCTCACGGAGAAAACAGCCGCTACCGTAGATGCTGCGGGCGTGGCCGTGCCAGCCGTTATGGTGGCCGCTCAGCCCAACGTGGTAGCCCTCACGCTACTTATTTTCTGCCTGGTGCTGTTTGTAACCATGGCGTACGGACCCATTGCGGCTTACCTGGTAGAGCTATTCCCCACCAAGGTTCGCTATACGTCCCTGTCGGTGCCTTACCACATTGGCAACGGCATTTTCGGGGGCATGGTGCCCTTGATTTCCACGGCTATGGTGGCCTGGGCCGCAGCGCAGCCCAGCGGCTTCCTGCAGGAGCACAGCATCTATTTTGGCCTGGTTTATCCAGTGGTTATTGCCTTCATCACCTTCATCATCGGCTCGCTGTACATGAAGGATACCCGCAACATTAAGATAATGGGCTAG